The Prosthecobacter fusiformis sequence ACTCTGGGATGTAAGGTACACGGTTGCCAGCGGTGCCGCCGCTGAAGATGCTTTCCTCATCGGTCGAAGGGGTATCGGAGGTCAACTCTGCATGGGTGAGCGTCAAAGCGGCGCGCATTGGCAGGTGCCAGTCAGTAGCGGATTCAGCCAAGGGGTCATAACGGATGGCGGCTTCCAGACCATAAACTTCAATATCGCCCGCATTGGTGGTTTCTGTCGCGCCGGATGCTCCTACCAGATCGGGAACGATGAGATCCTTGTGCTTGGAATAGAAGCCAATGAGCTCCGCCTGCATCTTCGGGGTATAGTAGCGCGCACCCAGCTCAAAGCTGTCTGCATATTCGGCTTTCTGGCCATCAGAGATAGTGCCGGAGGGTCCGGGAGTGGAAACACCACGATAATAGCTGCCGAAGATGGAAATGGACTCGGTCGCCTGATAAACGGCACCAATGCCAGGTGCCCAGGTAGTCAGCTCGCCTTCTCCCGCAGCTCCGCTGCGGAAATTGTCAAAATCCTGCCAGAGATGCTCATACCGAAGGCCGGGTTTAACGGTCAGCTTGCCGAACTGGATGCTGTCCTCAATGTAAAGGGCAAGGGCAGTGGTGGTGCTCCGGCGGTCATCCTGAGAGCCTGGGGCACCCCGGGTCACTCCGATGATATTGCCGCTGGCGTCCAGAGTATAAAGATCATCGTTTTGAAAACGGATTTCATCATCATAATGCAGGCGTGCACCCAGGCTGAGGGAATGTTGCAACGGCCCTGTGGCGAAATCCCAGTCCATACGGGTCTGAATGCCCACCGTGTTATACTCACGATTATTGTTGCGAACGCGCCAGCTTCCCGCGCCGTTACCATTGATAAGATCGTATGCTGCACCGGACCCTGCGCCAATAGCCTGAGAAGGATCAAAGGTATCTACGCCAACTATCACATCCTGCAGCTTATACCAGGCGCGCTGAAAACTATTGTAGTAAACGGAGGTCTCGAACCGCAGGGCATCTGTCGGCTCAATGATGTAGGTCAGCGAGGTGCGGAATTGCTCGGAATTCATCACATCAAACTGGGTGGCGGCGTAGCGGCTATACGGATCGCGTGCGAAGTCACGCTCACTGAGGCCAACATAGGTCTCAAGTCCCTTGAAATCCGTATAACCGATGCGGAACTCAATGCGCTGGCGAATGGATGAATCCGGCTCGAAGAAGACCTTCAGCATGGGTTCATACACTTCA is a genomic window containing:
- a CDS encoding TonB-dependent receptor family protein; its protein translation is MILLYTGLQAQEASSAPVETEPQSESEVQTLDVVTVVGKAEDIPRIAGSAALVTKEAIRNQDYSNPARVLQQVPGVYIREEDGFGNFPNISIRGADPGRSSKVTIMEDGIPMAPAPYSAPAAYYSPRIGRMSGVEVLKGSSQVRYGPHTTGGVVNYLSTPFTELGLEGNSAEDFYLKSSFGSFNTWKNHTYWGQTVQFDAGLLGYVLEFNHEHSDGFRTIQGSDGNTGYEVYEPMLKVFFEPDSSIRQRIEFRIGYTDFKGLETYVGLSERDFARDPYSRYAATQFDVMNSEQFRTSLTYIIEPTDALRFETSVYYNSFQRAWYKLQDVIVGVDTFDPSQAIGAGSGAAYDLINGNGAGSWRVRNNNREYNTVGIQTRMDWDFATGPLQHSLSLGARLHYDDEIRFQNDDLYTLDASGNIIGVTRGAPGSQDDRRSTTTALALYIEDSIQFGKLTVKPGLRYEHLWQDFDNFRSGAAGEGELTTWAPGIGAVYQATESISIFGSYYRGVSTPGPSGTISDGQKAEYADSFELGARYYTPKMQAELIGFYSKHKDLIVPDLVGASGATETTNAGDIEVYGLEAAIRYDPLAESATDWHLPMRAALTLTHAELTSDTPSTDEESIFSGGTAGNRVPYIPEYNITFGLGVEYKKLGVYLDATYTPETFGTASNTTSGLAPDGTPDGRFGTADAAFLVDLNVKYRVTDNVRLFAGVSNLLGEEYVASRLPYGPRAGAPRMWYGGVELKF